A genome region from Anastrepha obliqua isolate idAnaObli1 chromosome 4, idAnaObli1_1.0, whole genome shotgun sequence includes the following:
- the LOC129243385 gene encoding lysozyme c-1 isoform X1 — protein MIRSNVMLTTLLLGLLLFNAQVDGKEYMRCQLARELLEKYGINKTFLSNWICLIEHESNRNTKVVKTNPNGSASYGLFQISSKDWCRVNRKGGICDKKCEDFLDDNIADDVACAKMIFERAGFKNWSGWKASCRNTQNLPNLGLACNIQTVRASRTLRVDQKPNYYNIFNIK, from the exons ATGATCCGCTCTAATGTAATGCTAACCACACTACTGCTGGGCTTGCTGCTGTTTAATGCCCAGGTGGATGGTAAAGAATATATGCGCTGTCAATTAGCGCGCgaacttttggaaaaatatgGAATCAACAAAACTTTTCTCTCTAACT GGATATGCTTGATTGAGCACGAAAGCAACAGGAATACCAAAGTGGTGAAAACAAATCCAAATGGCAGCGCCAGTTATGGACTCTTCCAAATCAGCAGCAAGGATTGGTGTCGCGTTAATCGCAAAGGTGGCATTTGTGATAAAAAGTGTGAAG ACTTCCTAGATGATAACATCGCCGATGATGTGGCTTGCGCGAAAATGATCTTTGAACGTGCGGGCTTTAAGAACTGGTCCGGGTGGAAGGCATCCTGTCGCAATACGCAGAATTTACCAAATCTGGGCTTGGCGTGCAATATACAGACAGTGAGAGCGAGTCGAACATTGAGAGTTGATCAGAAGcctaattattataatatatttaatatcaaaTAG
- the LOC129243385 gene encoding lysozyme c-1 isoform X2: MIRSNVMLTTLLLGLLLFNAQVDGKEYMRCQLARELLEKYGINKTFLSNWICLIEHESNRNTKVVKTNPNGSASYGLFQISSKDWCRVNRKGGICDKKCEDFLDDNIADDVACAKMIFERAGFKNWSGWKASCRNTQNLPNLGLACNIQTV; the protein is encoded by the exons ATGATCCGCTCTAATGTAATGCTAACCACACTACTGCTGGGCTTGCTGCTGTTTAATGCCCAGGTGGATGGTAAAGAATATATGCGCTGTCAATTAGCGCGCgaacttttggaaaaatatgGAATCAACAAAACTTTTCTCTCTAACT GGATATGCTTGATTGAGCACGAAAGCAACAGGAATACCAAAGTGGTGAAAACAAATCCAAATGGCAGCGCCAGTTATGGACTCTTCCAAATCAGCAGCAAGGATTGGTGTCGCGTTAATCGCAAAGGTGGCATTTGTGATAAAAAGTGTGAAG ACTTCCTAGATGATAACATCGCCGATGATGTGGCTTGCGCGAAAATGATCTTTGAACGTGCGGGCTTTAAGAACTGGTCCGGGTGGAAGGCATCCTGTCGCAATACGCAGAATTTACCAAATCTGGGCTTGGCGTGCAATATACAGACA GTATAG